One Paralichthys olivaceus isolate ysfri-2021 chromosome 21, ASM2471397v2, whole genome shotgun sequence genomic window carries:
- the bsk146 gene encoding serine/threonine-protein kinase SBK1, whose protein sequence is MSSSPLVSRANMDILDELQLIAAQNLERLEVNKYYEVIRELGKGTYGKVDLVIHKIRGTKMALKFLKKKTTKLKSFVREYSISLYLSPCPFIINMFGIAFETDEYFVFAQEYALAGDLFDIIPPQVGLPEAVAKRCVHQVAIALDYLHCKKLVHRDIKPENILIFDRECRKVKLSDFGMTRRAGSPVKRVSGTIPYTAPELCDVSRHEGFCVDYSTDVWAFGVLLFCMLTGNFPWEKALPSDSFYQEFIRWQRRRTNTVPSQWRRFTEQALRMFRRLLSVEQDRRCSVKEVFGYFSHSWMLDTENNNNNGNSNTGGGGGGERVGGGGGGGGVQGEVNGTISSSSSGEEDEELLVERMKQQTLSPLSPMSPAAVERGSGGGAKGGMMEQVNGHHFVPVSTNSSVSSTNSYDRMPRESSSPGSRMLVATPIEICV, encoded by the exons ATGAGCTCCTCTCCGCTGGTGTCCCGAGCTAACATGGACAtcctggatgagctgcagctgatCGCAGCCCAGAACCTGGAGAGGCTGGAGGTCAACAAGTACTACGAGGTGATCAGGGAGCTGGGCAAAGGCACCTATGGCAAGGTGGACCTGGTCATCCACAAGATCAGAG GCACGAAAATGGCTCTGAAGTtcctgaagaagaaaacaaccaagCTGAAGTCGTTTGTGCGGGAGTACAGCATCTCGCTCTACCTGTCTCCCTGCCCCTTCATCATCAACATGTTCGGCATTGCCTTTGAAACCGACGAGTACTTCGTGTTCGCGCAGGAGTACGCTCTGGCAGGAGACCTCTTCGATATCATTCCTCCACAG gttggTCTTCCTGAGGCAGTGGCAAAGCGCTGCGTGCACCAAGTAGCCATCGCTCTGGACTACCTGCACTGTAAGAAGCTGGTCCACAGGGACATCAAGCCCGAAAACATCCTCATTTTCGACAGAGAGTGCCGCAAGGTCAAGCTTTCCGACTTTGGCATGACCCGCCGGGCTGGCTCGCCTGTGAAAAGA GTGAGCGGTACCATCCCCTACACGGCCCCGGAACTCTGCGATGTGTCCCGCCACGAGGGCTTCTGCGTGGACTACAGCACTGACGTCTGGGCCTTCGGCGTGCTGCTGTTCTGCATGCTGACCGGCAACTTCCCCTGGGAGAAGGCGCTGCCCTCTGACTCCTTCTACCAGGAGTTCATCCgctggcagaggaggaggacgaacaCGGTGCCGTCACAGTGGAGGCGCTTCACCGAGCAGGCCCTCCGCATGTTCCGCCGGCTGCTCTCCGTGGAGCAGGACCGCCGCTGCTCTGTCAAGGAGGTGTTCGGCTACTTCAGCCACTCCTGGATGCTGGATAcggagaacaacaacaacaacggcAACAGCAACACAGGAGGCGGAGGCGGCGGAGAGAGGGTtggcggtggaggaggaggaggaggcgtgcAAGGCGAGGTGAACGGCACCATCTCATCGTCGTCGTCtggggaggaggatgaggagctgctggtggagcGGATGAAGCAGCAGACTttgtcccctctctctcccatgtCTCCTGCGGCGGTGGAGCGGGGGAGCGGCGGCGGGGCCAAGGGCGGGATGATGGAGCAGGTCAACGGCCACCATTTCGTGCCCGTCTCCACCAACAGTTCAGTGTCGTCCACCAACAGTTACGATCGAATGCCGCGGGAGAGCAGTTCCCCGGGCAGCCGCATGCTGGTGGCGACGCCCATAGAGATCTGCGTGTGA